The following are encoded in a window of Mycoplasma anserisalpingitidis genomic DNA:
- a CDS encoding ABC transporter permease subunit gives MNNLFKLSSNKEELKNIINQDNSRFFVRFFSKKINLIFTILLTLFFIWLILSLLFYPYKYNQVILNSHLSYNLPNVFNPYITKSFNYDSEYQLILKLASENKVEIVNTIYAENLVSLTYNPYKVINALSIENNNFEIIKFIPWFGTNQEGYDNYSIFINSFGLTILISLISCFIALLIGNSLGVFLAFKCNFNVSVDKLFISTISLIPSTLISIILFNIFGYQHWLAVVILSIILIPVFFFSAYPDTKELKNNLLIDAYKVNGYSESKIIFNIILPRVLNKSISLICDQFTVAILILSSVSFFNVQGIKESLNIGNLFKYILDNFNDYYLTTLVIFGVCFYIVVLKILTINLYICSKVVIR, from the coding sequence ATGAATAACCTATTTAAGTTGTCCTCAAATAAAGAAGAATTAAAAAACATAATAAATCAAGATAATAGTAGATTTTTTGTTAGGTTTTTTTCAAAGAAAATAAACTTAATTTTCACTATTTTATTAACTTTATTTTTTATTTGGTTGATATTAAGTTTACTTTTTTATCCATACAAATATAATCAGGTAATTTTAAATAGTCATCTTTCTTATAATTTACCAAATGTTTTCAATCCCTATATAACAAAAAGTTTTAATTATGATAGTGAATATCAATTAATTTTAAAACTAGCTTCAGAAAATAAAGTAGAAATTGTAAATACAATTTACGCTGAAAATTTAGTTTCATTAACATATAATCCATATAAAGTCATTAATGCACTTTCGATAGAAAATAATAATTTTGAAATAATTAAGTTCATTCCATGATTCGGAACTAATCAAGAAGGTTATGATAATTATTCAATTTTTATAAATAGCTTCGGTTTAACGATTTTGATTTCCTTAATTAGTTGTTTTATAGCACTTCTAATTGGGAATTCATTGGGAGTGTTTTTAGCATTTAAGTGTAATTTCAATGTATCGGTTGATAAATTATTTATTTCAACCATTTCTCTAATTCCATCAACATTGATTTCAATTATACTTTTTAATATTTTTGGTTATCAACATTGATTAGCAGTAGTTATATTAAGCATAATATTGATTCCTGTATTTTTCTTTAGTGCTTATCCAGATACTAAAGAACTGAAAAATAATCTTTTGATTGATGCATACAAAGTTAATGGTTATAGTGAATCGAAAATTATTTTTAATATTATATTACCGAGAGTTTTGAATAAATCTATTAGTTTGATTTGTGATCAATTTACTGTAGCGATATTAATTTTATCAAGCGTAAGTTTCTTTAATGTTCAAGGTATCAAAGAGAGTTTAAATATTGGTAATCTATTCAAGTATATTCTTGATAATTTTAATGATTATTATTTAACAACTTTAGTAATTTTCGGTGTTTGTTTTTATATAGTTGTTCTTAAAATATTAACTATAAATTTATATATTTGTTCAAAAGTAGTTATAAGATAG
- a CDS encoding HPr family phosphocarrier protein: MKEFTCTIADPIGLHARPATILVGTASKFKSDSKLLVGGREANLKSIMNIMALGVKFGAQVTFKVSGEDENDAIAAIENALKTNNLI; the protein is encoded by the coding sequence ATGAAAGAATTTACATGTACAATTGCAGATCCTATTGGATTACACGCTAGACCTGCAACAATTCTTGTAGGTACTGCATCTAAATTTAAATCAGATTCAAAACTTTTAGTTGGTGGACGTGAAGCAAACTTAAAATCAATAATGAATATTATGGCTTTAGGTGTTAAATTTGGTGCACAAGTTACTTTTAAAGTATCTGGTGAAGACGAAAACGACGCAATTGCCGCAATTGAAAATGCATTAAAAACAAACAATTTAATTTAA
- a CDS encoding ABC transporter permease, whose protein sequence is MKVIKELILKVFIFILLVFIILNIFYLFITLISPNNSSETSEDFSLLNQLINYWCDILTFKFGSIKNEILNNEYKNVPNLFFYYFSWTSIIVFVSFILGLFLGYFIGVYMAYNNSKFHEIVTQIILFIISSIPIFIIIPFIINFIESIDAPTIFIEPSLINSTITLTSLITPIIVLTVLTTSVIALPTKTVVLDLIYKDFITNARTCGLSKTKIFLSYIFKNSFINLVDFIVPSLTVNIAFSLIIERLFQIPGQSLILLNGFRMSEIDLIMFLIFFTTLIIFSLQFILDLLIQFLNPFSKSLKSFKIIKKNFFINKIGGNYE, encoded by the coding sequence GTGAAGGTAATTAAGGAACTAATTCTAAAAGTATTTATTTTTATATTGCTTGTATTTATAATCTTAAATATTTTTTATTTATTCATTACATTAATTTCACCAAATAATTCTTCAGAAACATCTGAGGATTTTTCTCTTTTAAATCAGCTAATAAATTATTGATGTGATATTTTAACATTTAAGTTTGGATCAATAAAAAATGAAATACTAAATAACGAATACAAAAATGTTCCAAATTTATTTTTCTATTATTTTTCATGAACTTCCATTATTGTTTTTGTTAGTTTCATCTTAGGTTTATTTTTAGGTTATTTCATTGGTGTTTATATGGCCTACAATAATAGTAAATTCCATGAGATTGTTACACAAATAATTCTTTTTATAATCTCATCTATACCTATTTTTATAATAATTCCCTTTATAATCAATTTCATCGAATCAATTGATGCACCAACGATATTTATAGAGCCATCATTAATTAATTCTACAATAACTCTCACTTCATTAATTACACCAATTATCGTTCTAACAGTCTTAACTACAAGTGTTATAGCTTTACCAACCAAAACAGTAGTTTTAGATCTTATTTATAAAGATTTTATAACAAATGCTAGAACATGTGGATTAAGTAAAACAAAAATATTTTTAAGTTATATTTTTAAAAATTCATTTATTAATTTAGTAGACTTTATAGTTCCATCTTTAACTGTAAATATTGCTTTTTCATTGATTATTGAAAGATTGTTTCAAATTCCTGGACAGTCACTAATACTACTGAATGGTTTTAGAATGAGTGAGATTGATTTAATAATGTTTTTAATTTTCTTTACAACATTGATTATATTTTCACTGCAATTTATTTTAGATTTATTAATCCAATTTTTAAACCCTTTTTCTAAAAGCTTAAAATCATTTAAGATAATAAAAAAGAATTTTTTCATTAATAAAATTGGAGGTAACTATGAATAA